The DNA region GACATATTCTTGTTTGAATTTGTAGTCTTTTGTGCAAATTTTCAGGTGACATTGATTTTGAAAATTCGTCTAACCatttgagagaagaaaaacaaatcaacaaaatcaTAGTTTTGAGATATGGGTGGCTAAATATTTTGATAGATAAATCAAGATAGATAAGATAAGGTGCTGTAAGAAAGATAAATCAAGATAGATAAGATAAGGTGCTGTAAGAAAGATAAATCAAGATAGATAAGATAAGGTGCTGTAATTGTGATAGATAAGATAAGGTGCTGTAATTGTGCTGACTTGCAAAGTAATTTTAGTGAAGGCCACATATAACATTAAacattaaatgaaataaaaaaggaggaagaccCTTTTGtgtaaggagggaaagaaaatctaAGGGTAGCTAGctgcctagaaaaaaaaaagtaataaagaagggGTGCGTCACCCCTTGCTTGGTGAGTCTTTGTTGACGAGTGTAGTCTCATCCTGTAAATATTTGCTATAAAAATGGCTGGGAATTAGGGAAATCTAGTCAGAGGGCAGCAGAACAGAGGGCATCTTTCTTGCAAATGCTGGCCTAGCACTCCTTGTCTCATAGAAGTGCTAGGACcccaaaaaaacacattttttcacCACAGCTTGTTGTCATATGCCCGTCAGCAGCCATCTGTGTAAGCAGAGAACCTGGACAAAGGTTTTGGGATGTTTACCTGATTTTCAgtgtttttctaatatttttcagAACATCACCCCTTAAGGGTCTTTTTCATTAGTTATTTTCTGCAGAGGAACTGAATACCAttgatcttttcttcttcttcttcttcttcttcttcttcttcttcttcttcttccaaacaAGTACAGGTCACTTCAAACAAAATTTGATTACTGAGTTTTTCTATCATAAAAGAATGAAGGGTGATGGAGCTGCTATAAGTATcacatttttatcactttttaaaTTAGGAAATATCATAGATGAATAGTGTTATTTATTTCATCAGTTTGTTCAATCCATATACAGTCTATCATGAAAGTCACATTATCAGCCACATAATCTCTGCCATATTTTATTTGACACCAAAATAGATGACTTGGTTATTAACCAATAGTAGTTTTCAAAGGATGGTGCATTGTCAAGCCACCAAACAAACTTGTACATCTAGAGCTTGTATAGATTTCTTATTTGGCAATCAGCTATTTTATGTGCTAAAACCATGAAAATACCTTGTTAACAGAAAATGCACAAGTACACTTATACCTTACAAGTACACTAAACCTTATCTATTCCAATAAACAACTGTAATTTCCATATTTTAAGATAACATGTTTGCCAGTAATGACAAAGAAATATTGAGAGTTTATTTATCATTCACTTATACTGTATGATTTTCATCAAGTGTGGATAGCAGTAGATGATGGATATGTAGGTAGGGAGTTGCCAGGGCCCAACCAATGGACTTGAAATTAATTATGTAATAGTGAAAGTGCAGTACATATGTTTGTACTTATTTAGTAAGTATATGATAATTATCTCACTTTGGAGACCAGAAGAAGAGGTTGAGGcattaaatcacaaaaaaagtTAAATTTTCACTAAAAGGGGAAAATACAGTGATACATAGAAAATATATTAACTGATGCTGTCCATTACAACAGGAAGATGCCCACATGCTATACTCTAgcataacagtttttttttacatatttaacatgcttgttttatctttttttgtcacAGTATGTTCAGTCCATGTAATGGTATCTCTTGAttactcatttttatttttgatttattgatttggttttattatattttttgtatttatttatttataaatttatattggcAATTCAGGATTCGTGTTTGTCAAACTTATTATccatgtagttgttgttgttatttttttaatgtatatcaaaggaaatatgcaaatatcatcaAAAGTATCAATTTTGTATGGCATCTATATGACACTAACATATATGACACAGATGTATATAACTCAACTGCTTCTAAATGATACCAAAGCAGATGTCTTTCTTCATTGATGCCTTGTGTCTTCTCTGTATTAACATGTCTTTCCCTGTAGGACAGTGTCTTCTGTCACATTGTTATGTCACTATGCATAGCCAAAATATTCCGAAGACTAGGATAGTATTTGGTTCCTGTAGTCTAATTCAGGACTTGGGAAGGGTGCTGAAGGAAATATAGGCCTACGATATTATAATTTGGGGATAATTTGCCTATGGTATATGATGGGAATATGCATTTTAGTGTTGTCTACTTTAGGTATGTAAAGCTGATGAATATTAGAAAAAATGAGCAGTAAGAGTAACTGTACTAGAGGaagtgattgtgtatatgtacagttaGCAGTGATTAACTTTGGAATTGTTAACTTATAAATAAACTTAAGATCAGTAAAATACTTCACAAAAAGTAACATTTTACAGTATTTCATATGGTGGCCATTAAAAAATTGCAAATGGTACTCTCAATTTTAACCTAGAAGTTCTCCTCAAGTTATGGTGTTCATGTAGGCTTATTGAGGCATAACATAACCCTTTTCATAGCTTCCCTTTGAAACTGAGGTCAATctcatgtattattattttgaagtATATCTAGGAAAAAAATTTgctatatatattctttgcttTAAAGAATTTAAAGATACTTATTCCATTATGCTACACAAAATGTATGAATTTGAAATACTTAAGATGTTAATTCCCTGAAGaggcaaacaaataaatgtgttgaACAGTTTTGAGTAACTTCTGTTATAAGAAGAAGACTTGAGAATATTTCCTCCTGTCtgaaaaagtttatttatttcagattttcttttcaaattcctgGTGATTGGGAGTGCCGGGACTGGCAAATCATGCCTTTTGCATCAGTTTATAGAGGGAAAATGTAAGTATCGAAGAAGGTATTGTTACTCTTTGTAAATTCCAATATCATTATATGAAGGGTATCTGACTGAATGGCAGATGGAACAAGATGTTGCAGATTTAATACTTGCAATATGATGATTATATGCCAAACAGCAATTTTTTCACTGCTTTActatttcctttgtcttttgaTATTAGAGAGGTTATTTGATTTTGACATTCATCAGCAGACAAGCTTTCTTTCTGCATGAAATAttggtgcatattttttttttttcgtttctaggGAGGGAGGAGTAATTGACTATTGATCTATACCTGgttttgcatgtatgtgttagtAGAGTTCCTAGCAATAGGTAGCAAATATTAATGGAACTGACTACTTTGACAGAGCAAGCagcataaaattgataccttaaCCACAGGTCTTAAAGTGATTAAATACTTATAAAGGTCAGAGTGGTATTTATATTATCTCACACACTTTGCTCTTTGGAAATATTCACTCTCAGTCAAGGAAGAGTtttttagatagagagagaaaggaagaatttcTGTTATGGATTTATACAGATTGAGTGTGGATGGCCATGGGTAACTGataatagatgagagagagagagagagagagagagagagagagagagagagagagagagagagagagagagagagagagagagagagagagagagagagagagagagagagagagagagagagagagagagaggggagagagagagagagggagagaaacagagagagagagagggagagaaacagagagagagagagagagagagagaaacagagagagagagggagagagagagaaacagagagagagagggagagaaacagagagagagagagggagagggagagggagagggagagaaacagagagagagagagagagagagagagagagagagagagagagagagagagagagagagagagagagagagagagagagagagagagagagagagagagagagagagagagagagagagagaaacagagagagagagggagagagaaacagagagagagagagaggggagagaaacagagagagagagagagagaaacagagagagagagagagagagagaaagatagagagagagagagagatagagagagagagagagagagagagatagagagagagagagatagagagagagagagagatagagagagagagagagagagagagagagagagagagagagagagagagagagagagagagagagagagagagagagagagagagagagagagagagagagagagatagagagagagagagagagagagagagagagagagagagagagagagagagaaacagagagagagagagagagggagagaaacagagagagagagagagaaacagagagagagagagagaaacagagagagagagagagagaaacagagagagagagagagagaaacagagagagagagaaacagagagagagagaaacagagagagagagaaacagagagagagagagagagagagagagagagagagagagagagagagagagagagagagagagagagagagagagagagaaacagagagagagagagagagggagagaaatagagagagagagagagggagagaaatagagagagagagagagagggagagaaacagagagagagagagagagagggagagaaacagagaaacagagaaagagggagagaaacagagaaagagagaaagagagaaagaaagagagagagagagagagagagagagagagagagagagagagagagagagagagagagagggagagaaacagagagagagagagagagagagagagagggagagagggagaaaaacagagagatgggagagaaacagagagagagagagagagagagagagggagagaaacagagagagagagagagagtgagagagggagagaaacagagagagagagagggagagaaacagagagagagagagagaggggagagaaacagagagagagagggagagaaacagagagagagagagagagagagagagagagagagagagagagagagagagagagagagagagagagagagagagagagagagagagggggagaaacagagagagagagagagagtgagagagggagagaaacagagagagagagagagagagagggagagaaatagagagagagagagagaggggagagaaacagagagagagagagggagagaaacagagagagagagagagagagagagagagagagagagagagagagagagagagagagagagagagagggagggggggagagaacagagagagagagagagagggagagagagagagagagagagagagagagagagagagagagagagagagagagagagagagagagagagagcagaggagagagggggagagaaacagagagagagagagagaggagagagagagagagagagagagagagagagagagagagagagagagagagggagggagagaaacagagagagagagagagagagagagagggagagaaacagagagagggagagaaacagagagagagagagaaagagagagagagagagaaagagagagagagagagagagagagagagagagagagagagagagagagagagagagagagagagagagaggggggagagagagggagagaaacagagagagagagagagagagagagagagagagagagagagagagagagagagagggagataaacagagagagagagagagagagagagagagagagagagagagagagagagagagagagagagagagagagaaagagagagagagagagagagagagagagagagagagagagggaaacagagagagagagagagagagggaaacagagagagagagagagagagagggagagaaacagagagagagaggagagagagagggagagaaacagagagagagaggagagagagagagagagagagagagagagagagagggagagaaagagagagagagagagagagagagagagagagagagagagagagagagagagagagacagagagagagggagagagagagaaacagagagagagagggagagaaacagagagagagagagagagagagagggagagagagagagagagagagagaaacagagagagagagggagagaaacagagagagagagagagagagagagaggagagagagagagaagagagagagagagagagagagagagagagagagagagagagagagagagagagagagagagagagagagagagagagagagagagagaacagagagagagagagagagagagagagagagagagagagagagagagagagagagagagagagagagagagagagagagagagagagagagaaacagagagagagagagaggaggaggagagaaacacagagagagagagagagagagagaaggagagaaacagagagagagagagagagggagagggagagaaacagagaaagagagagagagagagagggagggaaacagagagagagagagagagagggggagagaaacagagagagagagagagggagagaaacagagagagagagagagggagagaaacagagagagggagagaatataatGTCAGAATTAAAGTATGGGTTTCATATGAGCTTACTCAGTGAAATTAATTACTGTAGATACAACAAGGGCATAAAAAAgaattacttgttttattttaattttttacatTTTGTAATATGTATTTACTACACTGATTTTCTAAGTAAAACCTCTTGTCTTTCCCAGAGCCCATGACTATTATTAAAACTTGCAACAAACATGCTCACAGGTTCATGGTTTAGGTAGTATGATATAGTCTAGCTTTGTCTTGaatcataatatagatataacatcTAGTTTTATTAGTTAAAAGACTTGGTTGAGTAGACACAAGTAAAATGGAAGGGAGATTAATTAACAGTTAAAAACAGTGTTGTCAAGAGGCTTTGAAGTGAGAAagtttaatttccatttttgctaaattaatttttttattaccattaattatgGTAAGATTTAAAGCAAAAGATGTGACTCCACATGCATTTATAGTATCTGGCACCATAGTGAAGAAGTGGCTTTATTTTAAATTCTTTTAACTTCAATGTAATGaagtttgatttatttttagTTAAGGCAGAGAGTAATCACACCATTGGCGTAGAGTTTGGCTCGAAAATTGTCAATGTTGGAGGCAAGTCAGTCAAGCTGCAAATATGGGACACAGCCGGCCAAGAACGATTCAGGTGAGTTTTAGTGCTATTTTACTTTCATGGATTTTACTCGATTTACAGGTTTTCACATCCTTTAAATTGCTACACAAGTGATTTTaaacataatatgtattatataccttCTTCTGAGATGTTATGTAGAACTGTTATATAAAGTTTATACCAAGTAACCACAAAAACGTATAAGACTAGATTGTAATGACCTCTTTTTTCTTGCTGTAGGTCTGTCACTCGTTCCTATTACCGGGGCGCTGCAGGGGCCTTATTGGTGTACGATCTGACTTCTCGAGATAGCTACAATGCCCTTGGAAACTGGCTGGGAGATGCCCGCACACTGGCCTCTCCTAACATCATGATTCTGTGTGTGGGAAACAAGAAGGATTTGGAAGAAGAGCGACAAGTGACCTTCATGGAAGCATCAAGGTTTGCACAGGAGAATGGTAAGTTATATGTCTGAGATATTTATATGGAAATTTTCTAAGACTGTATATCTAAATGTGAATTTGTAAACTATTAACTACTGCATTAAATGTTGAACTGTAAATGCATAGGCTATATGTATTTAGGTCAGTAATATTTACCCgtaagcgaggaaaaaaaaaaactaattttattagattgttatgattattatgtagaGTGATTTATAAACAATTTAAAATCTATCCAGCATCAGCATTAAATTTTGTGtttaaataaccttttttttttctaatacccaCAGAATTGATGTTCATGGAAGCCAGTGCACTGACAGGAGAAAATGTAGAGGAAGCATTCCTTAAGTGTGCTAAGAGCATTTTAGCCAAGATTGAGACAGGTCAGTAAGCTGCTATTTTATCTGTAATATTTGCTTTTAAAGGATCTACAGTATGCATGTCTGTTTTAGCTGCCATTCAACAGTATCAACCCAAAATTAAGGATTTCCTTaagaatatcattttcattcagtataaaagtttcatatatataagttatctgtatttccatccctctctgctaAACAGCAGGGTTGTGATCACTCTGTAGAGCATGGGAGAGGGGATAAATCATTTTATATCAATCATTCTTAATTGTAGACTAATTCAGGCATTATTAAAGACCACTATTGAATCCCATAGGAACATGTAGTGTTCAttatagtattgttttgtgaaatgtccctgcacatagatggctccacaaatgcttagCCACAGAtgatcaattagtagaccttctgACCTCATCTGACTTCACATTTCTTTGggaaatttttgttttattactgatgCTATCACTGtcgatgtttttattgttattaaagacattattattattataataatgttgacatgCCTAGCAGCAATAtaaaataccagaaaatatttctgaaaatcaaggaaaaaggtaaacagatgagatagggagtaattggctcattggtgacttagtacttgtagagccatcatgttaatatttaaagataattaaaatattaaacttACAGTAAGCatggcacatatatacatgccatcGGTGGTGACATCGGGTACTGCTAAGGAAGTGTAATCTTCACTGTAGTTTTGTtgtgaaatatatttaaacaaagatggctccacatgtcctCAGCCACCAACAAGTCAATTGGTAAGATTAGAACTGCACCAGATTTCCCCTTTccctgagtttttttgtttttttttttctttctttctttctttctttctttcttccattttttgtttttttttcttttttctttcttttcttcctttgttttcttttt from Penaeus chinensis breed Huanghai No. 1 chromosome 31, ASM1920278v2, whole genome shotgun sequence includes:
- the LOC125042197 gene encoding ras-related protein Rab-4B-like, whose amino-acid sequence is MSESYDFLFKFLVIGSAGTGKSCLLHQFIEGKFKAESNHTIGVEFGSKIVNVGGKSVKLQIWDTAGQERFRSVTRSYYRGAAGALLVYDLTSRDSYNALGNWLGDARTLASPNIMILCVGNKKDLEEERQVTFMEASRFAQENELMFMEASALTGENVEEAFLKCAKSILAKIETGELDPERIGSGIQYGDATLRRLNRANSQRSKAGAECMSSSCRI